The Nomascus leucogenys isolate Asia chromosome 16, Asia_NLE_v1, whole genome shotgun sequence genome includes a region encoding these proteins:
- the CCN3 gene encoding CCN family member 3, which produces MQRVQSTSFCLRKQCLCLTFLLLHLLGQVAATQRCPPQCPGQCPVTPPTCAPGVRAVLDGCSCCLVCARQRGESCSDLEPCDESSGLYCDRSADPSNQTGICMAVEGDNCVFDGVIYRSGEKFQPSCKFQCTCRDGQIGCVPRCQLDVLLPEPNCPAPRKVEVPGECCEKWICGPDEEDSLGGLTLAAYRPEATLGVEVSDSSVNCIEQTTEWTACSKSCGMGFSTRVTNRNRQCEMLKQTRLCMVRPCEQEPEQPTDKKGKKCLRTKKSLKAIHLQFKNCTSLHTYKPRFCGVCSDGRCCTPHNTKTIQAEFQCSPGQIVKKPVMVIGTCTCHTNCPKNNEAFLQELELKTTRGKM; this is translated from the exons ATGCAGCGTGTGCAGAGCACGAGCTTTTGTCTCCGAAAGCAGTGCCTTTGCCTGACCTTCCTGCTTCTCCATCTCCTGGGACAG GTCGCTGCGACTCAGCGCTGCCCTCCCCAGTGCCCGGGCCAGTGCCCCGTTACGCCGCCGACCTGCGCGCCCGGGGTGCGCGCGGTGCTGGACGGCTGCTCCTGCTGTCTGGTGTGCGCCCGCCAGCGTGGCGAGAGCTGCTCAGATCTGGAGCCATGCGACGAGAGCAGTGGCCTCTACTGTGACCGCAGCGCGGACCCCAGCAACCAGACTGGCATCTGCATGG CGGTAGAGGGAGATAACTGTGTGTTCGATGGGGTCATCTACCGCAGTGGAGAGAAATTTCAGCCAAGCTGCAAATTCCAGTGCACCTGCAGAGATGGGCAGATTGGCTGTGTGCCCCGCTGTCAGCTGGATGTGCTACTGCCTGAGCCTAACTGCCCAGCTCCAAGAAAAGTTGAGGTGCCTGGAGAGTGCTGTGAAAAGTGGATCTGTGGCCCAGATGAGGAGGATTCACTGGGAGGCCTTACCCTTGCAG CTTACAGGCCAGAAGCCACCCTAGGAGTAGAAGTCTCTGACTCAAGTGTCAACTGCATTGAACAGACCACAGAGTGGACAGCATGCTCCAAGAGCTGTGGTATGGGGTTCTCCACCCGGGTCACCAATAGGAACCGTCAGTGTGAGATGCTGAAACAGACTCGGCTCTGCATGGTGCGGCCCTGTGAACAAGAGCCAGAGCAGCCAACAGATAAG aaaggaaaaaagtgtctCCGCACCAAGAAGTCACTCAAAGCCATCCACCTGCAGTTCAAGAACTGCACCAGCCTGCACACCTACAAGCCCAGGTTCTGTGGGGTCTGCAGTGATGGCCGCTGCTGCACTCCCCACAATACCAAAACCATCCAGGCAGAGTTTCAGTGCTCCCCAGGGCAAATAGTCAAGAAGCCAGTGATGGTCATTGGGACCTGCACCTGTCACACCAACTGTCCTAAGAATAATGAGGCCTTCCTCCAGGAGCTGGAGCTGAAGACTACCAGAGGGAAAATGTAA